One genomic window of Ziziphus jujuba cultivar Dongzao chromosome 4, ASM3175591v1 includes the following:
- the LOC112491357 gene encoding F-box/LRR-repeat protein At1g55660 has translation METEEAKKHCGRKEGDKTNIVVVVDRISELPDPLIHHILSYLPAYYAVRTSILSKRWRNMWIYVTVLCFEEFMDVTLKNMFQSRWKMVYNFVSNCLIYRKRFMELSEIVTSITRLKLKMQYRSRSIGKENVDNSLNIAVESNVKELDVCMIENSRASYPLAHSILYSRSLTILKLEKLLLLDVNLPVSLPSLKALCLDNVVCYDNSLQNLISGCPVIEDLSLTALECPHHQYVALVVGGKL, from the coding sequence ATGGAAACAGAAGAAGCAAAGAAGCATTGTGGAAGAAAGGAAGGAGATAAAACCAACATCGTAGTAGTTGTAGACCGAATATCAGAACTACCCGATCCTCTAATACATCACATCCTCTCATACCTTCCCGCCTATTACGCTGTTCGAACTAGCATTCTTTCGAAGCGCTGGAGAAACATGTGGATTTATGTTACTGTCTTATGTTTTGAAGAGTTCATGGATGttactttaaaaaatatgttcCAAAGTCGATGGAAGATGGTCTACAATTTTGTGAGCAACTGTTTGATATACCGCAAGCGTTTTATGGAACTTTCTGAAATTGTTACATCCATAACTAGACTTAAGCTGAAGATGCAATATCGTTCTCGAAGCataggtaaagaaaatgtagaCAATTCGCTGAATATTGCTGTTGAAAGTAATGTAAAGGAATTAGATGTCTGTATGATAGAAAATTCGAGAGCTAGCTACCCCTTAGCTCACTCAATTCTTTATTCAAGATCGTTAACAATCCTTAAGTTGGAAAAACTGTTGCTGTTAGATGTCAATTTGCCTGTAAGCCTTCCCTCTTTGAAAGCTCTCTGTTTGGATAATGTGGTTTGTTATGATAACTCGCTTCAAAATCTAATTTCTGGATGCCCTGTCATCGAGGACTTGAGTCTTACAGCTTTGGAATGTCCTCACCACCAATATGTGGCTCTTGTTGTTGGTGGAAAACTTTAG
- the LOC107416215 gene encoding F-box/FBD/LRR-repeat protein At3g26920-like, whose protein sequence is MGEDRISELPDPLIHSILSFLPTFYVVRMSILSKRWRRMWIHISELYFEEFKDLTFQKTVKSQESMFFTFVSNYLRHRKLSMPYSADAVFVTRFKLDMQYHFGSKTGEQIDDWLSIAVEGNVKELDLCIQPSDKRYYCLPRSVLNSRSLTILKLERLKLEITSPASLPSLKGLCLKYVEFDDEAFRYLISGCTSIEDFHLCVCSVRDIHLAVGGTLRSLSLWYMKLTNQKLQGLVCGLPLLEKLTLYSCQLSNVSIHSRSLKSLWFSGCSIEAKFKTPNLVHFVFEGQVKATISIDAPKLLEANLKLHNLCPDKTSFLHLILFLSYFKCLKKMTLSLDTYGFLKECLIVPKVIRNICCPPLPTLKQLKVKINHELVGDSEVRDSLLWCAPSVENFEIENQYCPCYH, encoded by the exons ATGGGAGAAGACCGAATATCAGAATTACCTGATCCTCTCATACATAGTATCCTTTCATTCCTTCCCACCTTTTATGTTGTTCGGATGAGCATCCTTTCAAAGCGCTGGAGACGGATGTGGATTCATATTTCAGAATTATATTTCGAAGAGTTCAAGGATTTGACATTCCAAAAGACGGTGAAAAGTCAAGAAAGCATGTTCTTCACGTTTGTGAGCAACTATTTGAGACACCGCAAGCTTTCTATGCCATATTCTGCGGATGCAGTATTTGTAACTAGATTTAAGCTAGACATGCAATATCATTTTGGAAGCAAGACCGGTGAACAAATCGATGATTGGCTGAGTATTGCTGTTGAAGGTAATGTGAAGGAGTTAGACCTTTGTATCCAACCAAGTGATAAGAGGTACTACTGCTTACCTCGGTCAGTTCTCAATTCAAGATCATTAACCATCCTGAAGTTGGAAAGATTGAAGTTAGAGATTACTTCTCCTGCAAGCCTTCCCTCTTTGAAAGGTCTTTGCTTGAAGTATGTGGAATTTGATGATGAGGCATTTCGATATCTTATTTCTGGATGTACTAGCATCGAGGACTTCCATTTATGTGTTTGTTCTGTCAGAGATATACATCTTGCTGTTGGTGGAACGCTTAGAAGTCTCTCATTATGGTACATGAAGCTTACTAATCAGAAATTGCAAGGCCTAGTTTGTGGACTTCCTCTCCTTGAGAAATTGACTTTATATTCCTGTCAGCTGAGTAATGTTAGCATCCATAGTCGTAGCCTCAAATCTTTATGGTTTAGTGGTTGTAGCATTGAGGCTAAATTTAAAACACCAAATCTTGTTCACTTtgtttttgaaggtcaagtgaAGGCTACCATTTCGATTGATGCTCCCAAACTCTTAGAAGCCAATTTGAAACTGCATAATCTCTGTCCGGATAAGACTTCTTTCCTTCATCTTATTCTGTTTCTTTCGTATTTTAAATGCTTGAAAAAGATGACACTGTCTTTGGACACGTATGGTTTCTTGAAAGAG TGTCTCATAGTTCCAAAGGTTATAAGAAATATATGCTGCCCCCCATTGCCTACGCTGAAGCAGTTGAAGGTGAAGATAAATCATGAGCTGGTGGGAGATTCAGAAGTAAGGGACTCTTTGCTTTGGTGTGCACCTTCTGTGgagaattttgaaatagaaaatcaGTATTGTCCTTGTTATCATTAG